A part of Rhopalosiphum maidis isolate BTI-1 chromosome 3, ASM367621v3, whole genome shotgun sequence genomic DNA contains:
- the LOC113558109 gene encoding LOW QUALITY PROTEIN: putative leucine-rich repeat-containing protein DDB_G0290503 (The sequence of the model RefSeq protein was modified relative to this genomic sequence to represent the inferred CDS: inserted 1 base in 1 codon), with the protein MESSNNNKKTNIDDISRETQRLVKDSHVRLPYHKPKQKSXKDFLNRQKISTECQASLTGSKKLLQKAWELIESKEQTVEKFYNEESVQEENNEKTSLNNSNTQAENHFSLNDNNFDKEITLNENHNNSLTEFDDDEENYDSNSIVESELSSNDEEIDNNEDGSIDDDENEAINDDENEEIDNDENEKFEDDDSDEEDNSRQEKQLYSEDDKTEKDTEDALKRNIVKTFIDDEAELSELDCSSDDEDNLPNFINESEDEEDHDVEFPKKKKHRLVLLSESSDDDNNDNMDSKNENNSNTETKIIPNNLSPLFNDSDAIVSTQQLMGFCSGQFQSQQLDAKEDNEEVDDFEDNFDSEVPIKDTDITANEDDVDDDNVSLKLVSAKDFFDDEAELSESDWSSDDEDKLVDLNDKLEEEEGDKDKLDESLVKDGLDKIYMRQLLDDDNQQVTALKEMLLEDGELYSDSNRKRKFQWDNDDQDDVALKKPLFSDNEEDNEDDTLSDDEKTEQWRNERFKRESYLSEKNKYSDEEESNEDEESSNILQTSVSIVKKTHIVKYQNGKSKLISKTSYNEKNNESIQLNENNDETDPNSQNLSTNSTDKIEKNKIKTNDLVDLQVVNIISSKHNKCIKGSFMKRNGDKLTNALLFANKKITNNDGTNPKNYEEKREMKSLSTITATASSNPFAYLMRNDKTHENVGDLMKIEKTVNSINLSKTYITTSQIHPEESKQTVKLNKSSHSILKQFE; encoded by the exons atggaG tcatcaaataataataagaagacAAATATAGATGATATAAGCAGGGAAACTCAACGACTAGTTAAAGATAGTCATGTGCGTTTACCATATCACAAACCAAAGCAGAAGT TTAAAGATTTCCTTAATagacaaaaaatatcaactgAGTGTCAAGCATCTTTAACAGGTTCCAAAAAATTACTTCAGAAAGCATG gGAATTGATTGAAAGTAAAGAACAAACTgttgaaaaattttacaatgaagAAAGTGTTCAAGaagaaaacaatgaaaaaacatctttgaataatagtaatactcaAGCGGAAAaccatttttctttaaatgataataactttGATAAAg aAATTACTCTTAATGAAAACCATAACAATAGTTTAACTGAATTTGATGATGATGAAGAAAATTATGACAGCAACTCAATTGTAGAAAGTGAATTATCATCTAATGATGAAGAAATCGATAATAATGAAGATGGATCAATTGATGATGATGAAAATGAAGCAATTAATGATGATGAAAATGAAGAAATTGATAatgatgaaaatgaaaaatttgaagATGACGATAGTGATGAAGAAGATAACTCCAGGCaagaaaaacaattgtattctGAAGATGATAAAACAgag aaAG acactGAAGAtgcattaaaaagaaatattgttaaaacattCATTGATGATGAAGCTGAATTGTCTGAATTAGATTGTAGTTCAGATGATGAAGATAATTTACCAAATTTCATTAATGAATCAGAAGACGAAGAAG ACCATGATGTAgaatttcctaaaaaaaagaaacacagATTAGTTTTGTTATCAGAAAGCagtgatgatgataataatgataatatggatagtaaaaatgaaaataattcaaacacagaaactaaaattataccaaACAATTTATCACCTTTGTTTAACGACTCTGATGCTATTGTATCTACACAACAACTGATGGGTTTTTGTTCTGGACAATTCCAATCCCAACAATTGGATGCTAAG gaAGATAATGAAGAAGTAGATGATTTTGAAGATAATTTTGATTCAGaagt accaATAAAGGATACTGACATTACCGCAAATGAAGATGATGTTGATGATGATAATGTTTCTCTCAAACTAGTTTCAGctaaagatttttttgatGATGAAGCAGAGTTATCTGAATCAGACTGGAGTTCTGATGATGAAGACAAATTAGTTGATTTGAATGACAAATTAGAAGAAGAAGAAGGTGACAAGGATAAGCTAGACGAAAGTCTTGTTAAGGATGGATTAGACAAGATATATat gCGACAGCTTTTGGACGATGATAACCAGCAAGTAACTGCACTCAAAGAAATGCTTCTTGAAGATGGGGAATTATATTCAGATTCTAAtcgaaaaagaaaatttcaatGGGATAATGATG ATCAGGATGATGTTGCTCTTAAGAAACCTTTATTCTCTGACAATGAAGAAGATAATGAAGATGATACATTAAGTGATGATGAAAAAACAGAACAGTGGAGAAATGAACGTTTCAAACGTGAATCTTATTTATCAGaa aaaaataaatattctgatGAAGAGGAAAGCAACGAAGATGAAGAATccagtaatattttacaaacatcTGTATCAATTGTGAAAAAAACccatatt gtGAAGTATCAAAATggcaaaagtaaattaatatcaaaaacatcttataatgaaaaaaacaatgaatcaATAcagttaaatgaaaataatgatgaaactGATCCAAATAGCCAAAATTTAAGTACTAACTCAActgataaaattgaaaaaaataaaataaaaaccaatgacTTAGTTGACCTCCAAGttgtaaacataatttcatCGAAA cataataaatgtataaaaggaTCATTCATGAAGCGTAATGGTGATAAGTTAACTAATGCATTGCTgtttgcaaataaaaaaataactaataatgatGGAACAAACCCtaaaaattatgaagaaaAGAGAGAAATGAAGTCATTGAGTACGATTACAGCTACTGCTAGTAGTAATCCATTTGCATATTTGATGAGAAATGACAAAACTCATGAAAATGTTGGTGATTTAATG